The proteins below come from a single Ictidomys tridecemlineatus isolate mIctTri1 chromosome 8, mIctTri1.hap1, whole genome shotgun sequence genomic window:
- the LOC101958839 gene encoding olfactory receptor 2J3 has translation MMEKFNGTSEDYLILLGFSNWPHLEVVLFVLILIFYLMTLIGNMFIIVLSYLDSHLHTPMYFFLSNLSFLDLCYTTSSLPQLLVNLWGPEKTISYTGCMVQLYFVLALGATECILLMVMSYDRYAAVCRPLHYTVLMNPRFCHLLAVASWVCGFTNSAVHCLFILWVPLCGNRQVDHFFCEVPALLQLSCFDTRANELTLTVTSSIFVLVPLILIFTSYGAIAQAVLRMQSTTGLQKVFRTCGAHLMVVSLFFIPVMCIYLQPSTENSQDQGKFIALFYTVVTPSLNPLIYTLRNKDVRGAVKRLMGRE, from the coding sequence atgATGGAAAAATTCAATGGTACCTCTGAAGACTACTTAATTCTGTTGGGTTTTTCTAATTGGCCTCACCTGGAAGTAGTTCTTTTTGTGTTGATCTTGATATTCTACCTGATGACACTGATAGGCAACATGTTCATCATCGTCTTGTCTTACCTGGATTCCCATCTTCATactcccatgtacttcttcctctcaaATCTCTCTTTTCTGGATCTCTGCTACACTACAAGCTCTCTCCCACAACTGCTGGTGAACTTGTGGGGCCCAGAGAAGACCATTTCTTATACTGGTTGCATGGTTCAACTTTATTTTGTCCTTGCCTTAGGAGCCACAGAGTGTATCCTGTTGATGGTGATGTCCTATGACCGTTATGCAGCTGTGTGTAGACCCTTGCATTACACTGTCCTCATGAACCCTCGATTCTGCCACTTGCTTGCTGTGGCTTCTTGGGTATGTGGTTTTACCAACTCAGCAGTTCATTGTCTCTTTATCCTCTGGGTACCCCTCTGTGGAAATCGTCAAGTGgatcatttcttctgtgaagtaccaGCACTCCTGCAATTATCCTGTTTTGATACTCGTGCTAATGAGCTGACTCTTACGGTCACCAGCTCTATTTTTGTTCTTGTACCCCTTATCCTCATTTTTACCTCTTATGGTGCCATTGCTCAGGCAGTACTGAGGATGCAGTCAACTACTGGACTTCAGAAAGTCTTCAGGACATGTGGAGCCCATCTTATGGTGGTCTCCCTCTTTTTCATTCCAGTTATGTGCATATATCTTCAACCATCAACTGAAAATTCTCAAGACCAAGGCAAGTTCATTGCTCTGTTTTATACTGTTGTCACACCTAGCCTCAACCCACTCATCTATACCCTCCGAAACAAAGATGTAAGAGGGGCAGTTAAGAGATTAATGGGGCGAGAATAA